The following are encoded together in the Sphingomicrobium clamense genome:
- the pip gene encoding prolyl aminopeptidase: MTQRRTFYPHIMPYETGHLDVGDGHSLYYERVGTPGAKPAVFLHGGPGGGFGDDNRRCWNPEKYDVLLFEQRGCGRSTPFASLEHNTTWDLVADIEKLREMCGHEKWQVFGGSWGSTLSLAYAQTHPDRVTELILRGIFLSSQKEHDWLFTYGASELYPEAWETFMAPIAGHTEKDNVTAYRKILTGDDHEKKVEAAKAWSGWEASTVTLLPQPDVMDHFTDAEFAIAIARIENHYFIHDCWLEENQLLRDAEKIRHIPGVIVQGRHDCCTPPAAAWALSKAWPEADLQIVPDGGHLYNEPGILDGLIRATDRFADQ; encoded by the coding sequence ATGACCCAACGCCGCACCTTCTACCCCCACATCATGCCCTACGAGACCGGGCATCTCGACGTCGGTGACGGGCACAGTCTTTATTACGAGCGGGTCGGCACGCCGGGCGCCAAGCCCGCCGTCTTCCTGCATGGCGGGCCTGGTGGCGGCTTCGGCGACGATAATCGCCGCTGCTGGAACCCCGAGAAATATGACGTCCTGTTGTTCGAACAGCGCGGGTGCGGGCGCTCGACGCCCTTCGCCAGCCTCGAGCACAATACGACCTGGGACCTCGTCGCGGATATCGAGAAGCTGCGCGAGATGTGCGGGCACGAGAAATGGCAGGTGTTCGGCGGCAGCTGGGGCTCGACGCTGAGCCTTGCCTATGCCCAGACCCATCCCGACCGCGTCACCGAACTGATCCTGCGCGGCATCTTCCTGTCGAGCCAGAAGGAACATGACTGGCTGTTCACCTATGGCGCGAGCGAGCTTTACCCCGAGGCGTGGGAGACGTTCATGGCGCCGATCGCGGGCCACACGGAGAAGGACAATGTCACGGCCTATCGCAAGATCCTGACCGGAGACGATCACGAGAAGAAGGTCGAGGCGGCCAAGGCCTGGTCGGGCTGGGAAGCGTCGACCGTCACGTTGCTGCCGCAGCCCGACGTGATGGACCATTTCACCGATGCCGAATTCGCGATCGCGATCGCCCGGATCGAGAATCACTATTTCATCCATGATTGCTGGCTGGAAGAGAACCAGCTGCTGCGCGACGCCGAGAAGATCCGTCACATCCCCGGTGTGATCGTCCAGGGCCGGCACGATTGCTGCACGCCGCCAGCTGCCGCCTGGGCGCTCAGCAAGGCATGGCCCGAGGCCGATCTCCAGATCGTGCCCGATGGCGGCCATCTCTATAATGAGCCGGGAATTCTCGACGGCCTCATCCGCGCGACCGACCGCTTCGCGGACCAGTAG
- a CDS encoding TonB-dependent receptor — protein MRRTQLLSTVALATSLSFVPTTAFAQDAGAEEPAAQDDSEGLDVIVVTATRRSENLQDIPLSVATVDDDTLSAINSGGADIRGLAGRVPSLNIESSFGRTFPRFYIRGLGNTDFDLNASQPVSLIYDEVVLENPILKGFPVFDMDRVEVLRGPQGTTFGRNTPAGIVKFDTVRPGDGRSYVKASYGRYDSVNLEAAADGQLTNDLAVRVSGMFQSRDDWINNIATTQDGDLGGFNEFAARVQLAYEPHDDLAIRLTGQHRDLNGSARAFRANLFNTGSNELVGLDGGDFERDQIWTDAKNFQTLRTKNISLAVETGFGENARLYSITSYWHGKLESRGDIDGGFGAVFLPESGPGFIPFPAQSQDNIPDLDQFTQEVRIASDYASGLNYQAGVFFFDENLSIESFDFSNPQDTAPAAIVNQLQTSNALGVFGSLSYAFDNGLTLQGGLRWNQDEKKLVADRLFDARPGFVGGGPVPESTTFVEDEVLTWDASAIYEINPDVNVYARVAKGYRAPAIQGRILFDRDVTTADSEETMSYEAGVKTVLLDNRVRFNLTGYYFETDNLQLSAVGGAANANLLLNADKVEGKGFEAELQARPARGLTFTAGVSYNDTEIQDSGLTVETCGAPCTVTDPIAVPAAPFQPAIVFIDGNALPQAPKWTLNFTAGYAHPVGNGEIYAFTDWYHRSKINFFLYEAVEFSDDKLTEGGVRLGYRNDKFDIAGFVRNITDDESAVSGIDFNNLTGMVNEPRIYGVEFGVKF, from the coding sequence ATGCGCCGCACCCAGCTCCTTTCGACCGTCGCACTGGCGACGAGCCTTTCCTTCGTTCCGACCACTGCCTTCGCGCAGGACGCCGGTGCCGAAGAACCCGCCGCCCAGGACGATAGCGAAGGCCTCGACGTCATCGTCGTGACCGCCACGCGTCGCAGCGAGAATCTTCAGGACATTCCGCTGTCGGTCGCGACCGTCGATGACGACACGCTGAGCGCGATCAACTCGGGCGGTGCGGACATTCGCGGCCTTGCCGGTCGCGTGCCCTCGCTCAACATCGAAAGCTCGTTCGGCCGGACCTTCCCGCGCTTCTACATCCGCGGCCTCGGCAACACCGACTTCGACCTCAACGCGTCGCAGCCGGTCAGCCTGATCTACGACGAGGTCGTCCTCGAAAACCCGATCCTCAAGGGTTTCCCCGTGTTCGATATGGACCGTGTTGAAGTCCTCCGCGGCCCCCAAGGCACCACCTTTGGCCGCAATACGCCGGCTGGGATCGTGAAGTTCGACACGGTTCGTCCGGGTGATGGCCGCAGTTACGTGAAGGCCAGCTACGGCCGCTACGACAGCGTCAACCTCGAAGCGGCCGCCGACGGCCAGCTCACCAACGACCTGGCCGTTCGCGTCTCGGGCATGTTCCAGAGCCGCGACGACTGGATCAACAACATCGCCACCACGCAGGACGGCGATCTTGGCGGCTTCAACGAGTTCGCCGCGCGCGTCCAGCTCGCCTACGAACCGCATGACGATCTTGCGATCCGCCTGACCGGTCAGCATCGCGACCTCAACGGCAGCGCCCGCGCCTTCCGCGCCAACCTGTTCAATACCGGTTCGAACGAGCTGGTCGGCCTCGACGGCGGGGACTTCGAGCGCGACCAGATCTGGACCGACGCCAAGAACTTCCAGACGCTGCGCACCAAGAACATCTCGCTCGCGGTCGAAACCGGCTTCGGCGAGAATGCCCGCCTCTACTCGATCACCAGCTACTGGCACGGCAAGCTCGAAAGCCGCGGGGACATCGACGGCGGTTTCGGCGCAGTCTTCCTGCCCGAGAGCGGCCCGGGCTTCATTCCCTTCCCGGCGCAGAGCCAGGACAACATCCCCGATCTCGACCAGTTCACGCAGGAAGTCCGCATCGCGTCGGATTATGCTTCGGGCCTGAACTATCAGGCGGGCGTGTTCTTCTTTGACGAAAACCTGTCGATCGAAAGCTTCGACTTCTCCAACCCGCAGGACACCGCACCCGCCGCGATCGTCAACCAGCTGCAGACCTCGAATGCGCTCGGCGTGTTCGGCTCGCTCAGCTACGCGTTCGACAACGGGCTCACCCTCCAGGGTGGCCTGCGCTGGAACCAGGACGAGAAGAAGCTGGTCGCCGACCGCCTGTTCGACGCGCGTCCCGGCTTCGTCGGTGGCGGCCCGGTTCCCGAAAGCACGACCTTCGTCGAAGACGAGGTGCTGACGTGGGACGCGAGCGCGATCTACGAGATCAACCCGGACGTGAACGTCTACGCCCGCGTCGCGAAGGGCTATCGCGCCCCGGCGATCCAGGGCCGTATCCTGTTCGACCGTGACGTGACCACGGCCGACAGCGAAGAGACGATGAGCTACGAAGCCGGCGTCAAGACCGTGCTGCTCGACAATCGCGTGCGCTTCAACCTGACCGGCTATTATTTCGAAACCGACAACCTCCAGCTGTCGGCAGTCGGCGGGGCGGCCAACGCCAACCTGCTGCTCAATGCCGACAAGGTCGAGGGCAAGGGCTTCGAAGCCGAACTGCAGGCGCGCCCGGCGCGTGGCCTGACCTTCACCGCAGGCGTCAGCTATAACGACACCGAAATCCAGGACAGCGGCCTGACGGTCGAAACGTGCGGCGCACCCTGCACCGTCACCGACCCGATCGCAGTCCCGGCGGCGCCGTTCCAGCCGGCCATCGTGTTTATCGACGGCAACGCGCTGCCGCAGGCGCCCAAGTGGACGCTCAACTTCACCGCCGGTTACGCGCATCCGGTCGGCAACGGCGAAATCTACGCCTTCACCGACTGGTATCATCGTTCGAAGATCAACTTCTTCCTCTACGAAGCGGTTGAATTCTCGGACGACAAACTGACCGAAGGCGGCGTGCGTCTCGGCTATCGCAACGACAAGTTCGACATTGCCGGCTTCGTCCGCAACATCACCGACGACGAAAGCGCGGTGAGCGGCATCGACTTCAACAACCTGACCGGCATGGTCAACGAACCGCGTATCTATGGCGTCGAGTTTGGCGTGAAGTTCTAA
- a CDS encoding substrate-binding domain-containing protein, whose product MKKSLIILPLAAAVAACGSDGGSSALNQIKVVGSSTVYPFTTAVAESFQRANPGTSVIVESTGTGSGMKLFCAGVGEEHPDIVNASRRMKKSEFDMCAEAGVNNVIEVAVGIDGLTLIQAKGADPIDLTVEDIYAALAKDPYGGEQTAQNWSDVREGLPNIPIRVYGPPPTSGTRDSFAELILEAGCASNDDMKALKESDKKAYEATCHTIREDGVFIEAGENDNLLVQKVSADDGMLGVLGYSFLEANSDKVQPVSIGGAMPNTETISSLEYPGARKLFIYVKGEHVEVKPAIRDFLNLYAQSWGSGGMLEQRGLVPLAGDDAAASNDAATNLTTLDGSEL is encoded by the coding sequence ATGAAAAAATCTCTGATTATCCTGCCGCTCGCGGCTGCCGTCGCGGCATGCGGTTCGGACGGCGGTTCGTCCGCGCTGAACCAGATCAAGGTGGTCGGCTCGTCGACCGTCTATCCGTTCACCACCGCGGTTGCCGAAAGCTTCCAGCGCGCCAACCCCGGCACCAGCGTGATCGTCGAATCGACCGGCACCGGGTCGGGCATGAAGCTGTTCTGCGCTGGCGTCGGTGAAGAGCATCCCGACATCGTCAACGCGTCGCGCCGCATGAAGAAGAGCGAATTCGACATGTGCGCCGAAGCGGGCGTCAACAACGTCATCGAAGTCGCCGTCGGCATTGACGGCCTGACCCTGATCCAGGCCAAGGGTGCCGATCCGATCGACCTGACCGTCGAAGACATCTACGCCGCGCTCGCCAAAGATCCCTATGGCGGCGAACAGACAGCGCAGAACTGGTCGGACGTCCGCGAAGGCCTTCCGAACATTCCCATCCGCGTCTACGGCCCGCCGCCCACGTCGGGTACGCGCGACAGCTTCGCCGAACTGATCCTCGAAGCCGGCTGCGCGTCGAATGACGACATGAAGGCGCTCAAGGAGAGCGACAAGAAGGCCTACGAGGCCACCTGTCACACGATCCGCGAAGACGGCGTCTTCATCGAAGCGGGCGAAAACGACAACCTGCTCGTGCAGAAGGTGTCGGCTGACGACGGCATGCTCGGCGTGCTCGGCTACAGCTTCCTCGAAGCCAACTCGGACAAGGTGCAGCCCGTGTCGATCGGTGGCGCAATGCCGAACACCGAGACGATTTCGTCGCTCGAATATCCGGGCGCGCGCAAGCTATTCATCTACGTGAAGGGCGAGCATGTCGAAGTGAAGCCCGCGATTCGCGACTTCCTCAACCTCTACGCCCAGTCGTGGGGTTCGGGCGGCATGCTCGAGCAGCGCGGCCTCGTTCCGCTTGCCGGCGACGACGCTGCCGCTTCGAACGACGCGGCCACCAACCTTACCACCCTTGACGGGTCGGAACTCTAA
- the pstC gene encoding phosphate ABC transporter permease subunit PstC, with product MSLSIALVAILGVAVLAALFAHRRAKGLRGDGQRLNSLPVYHAFYALLWAALPALLLLAIWAPIQQGLVEQAVLASPQGMALPDFDLQRNAILAEARDIASGARSVGFNSEASEIAPIYAEASSRYAALGGGIAFLLSLGGAFFALRRIGVEFRARTGVERWVMIVLVAASLIAILTTLGIVLSLLFETIRFFGMVSPTEFLFGTQWSPQIAIRADQAGSSGAFGSVPLFWGTVFIGAIIAMIVAIPLGLMSAIYLTQYAHARVRAWLKPILEILAGVPTVVYGYFAALTVAPAVRDFGMMLGIPSSSESALAAGLVMGIMIIPFVSSMADDSIAAVPQAMNDGSLALGATKSETIKRVVLPAALPGVVGGVLLAVSRAIGETMIVVMAAGLAANMTANPFNSVTTVTTQIVQLLTGDQEFDSAKTLAAFALGLVLFVITLILNLIALRVVRKYREAYE from the coding sequence ATGTCTTTGTCCATTGCACTCGTCGCCATTCTCGGCGTTGCCGTCCTCGCCGCGCTCTTTGCCCATCGTCGGGCGAAAGGGCTTCGCGGGGACGGCCAGCGCTTGAACAGCCTGCCGGTCTACCACGCATTCTACGCCCTGCTCTGGGCGGCGTTACCGGCCCTCCTTCTCCTCGCCATCTGGGCGCCGATCCAGCAGGGCCTGGTCGAACAGGCGGTGCTTGCCAGCCCGCAGGGCATGGCGCTCCCCGACTTCGACCTGCAGCGGAACGCGATTCTCGCCGAAGCGCGCGATATCGCCTCGGGCGCGCGCAGCGTCGGTTTCAACAGCGAAGCGAGCGAAATCGCCCCCATCTATGCCGAGGCATCGTCGCGCTATGCAGCGCTCGGTGGCGGCATTGCATTCCTGCTCTCGCTCGGCGGCGCCTTCTTTGCGCTCCGGCGCATCGGCGTCGAATTCCGCGCCCGCACTGGCGTCGAACGCTGGGTGATGATCGTGCTGGTCGCGGCCTCGTTGATCGCGATCCTCACCACGCTGGGAATCGTCCTCTCGCTCTTGTTCGAGACCATCCGCTTCTTCGGCATGGTCAGCCCGACCGAATTCCTGTTCGGGACGCAGTGGTCGCCTCAAATTGCGATCCGCGCCGACCAGGCCGGCTCCTCAGGCGCGTTCGGATCGGTCCCGCTCTTCTGGGGCACGGTCTTCATCGGCGCGATCATCGCCATGATCGTCGCGATCCCGCTCGGCCTGATGAGCGCGATCTACCTCACCCAATATGCCCACGCGCGCGTGCGCGCCTGGCTCAAGCCTATCCTCGAGATCCTCGCTGGCGTGCCGACCGTCGTCTACGGCTACTTCGCCGCGCTGACCGTAGCGCCTGCCGTGCGCGATTTCGGCATGATGCTGGGCATTCCTTCGAGCTCTGAAAGCGCGCTCGCCGCGGGCCTCGTCATGGGCATCATGATCATCCCGTTCGTGTCCTCGATGGCCGATGACAGCATTGCAGCGGTCCCGCAGGCGATGAACGATGGCAGCCTAGCGCTAGGCGCGACCAAGTCGGAAACGATCAAGCGCGTCGTCCTGCCCGCCGCCCTCCCCGGCGTCGTCGGCGGCGTCCTCCTCGCAGTGAGCCGCGCGATCGGTGAAACCATGATCGTGGTGATGGCCGCAGGCCTTGCCGCCAACATGACCGCCAACCCGTTCAACAGCGTCACCACCGTGACGACCCAGATCGTCCAGCTGCTGACCGGAGACCAGGAATTCGACAGCGCCAAGACGCTCGCCGCCTTCGCGCTCGGTCTCGTCCTCTTCGTGATCACCTTGATCCTCAACCTCATCGCCTTGCGCGTCGTGCGCAAATATCGGGAAGCTTATGAGTAG
- a CDS encoding sensor histidine kinase, with protein sequence MTERAALLDAISEPALLVRGHRLEQANRAARDIFARRLVHNDIRLAIRHPAVLAAIESGKEASLDVEGIGGVDRPWRVILTPLEDSTLLIRMIDRGASRAAERMRVDFVANASHELRTPLTTIRGYAETLADDAEIDPELRQRFAKTIETESIRMLRIVEDLMDLSRIEADRFVRPRDKVDLPALVEDAVDANQDLANRSQCRVRTEMAEDVPAIVGDVGQLRQVLDNLISNALRYGCSPEKPAVAISVRKEGRFVRLIVRDEGEGIAADHLPRLTERFYRADEARSRESGGTGLGLAIVKHIVERHRGILDIASSPGHGTTVTIALPLAE encoded by the coding sequence ATGACCGAACGCGCCGCCCTTCTCGACGCCATCAGCGAACCGGCACTGCTGGTCCGCGGCCATCGTCTCGAACAGGCCAACCGGGCGGCACGCGACATCTTCGCGCGGCGATTGGTCCACAACGACATCCGCCTCGCCATCCGCCATCCCGCCGTGCTCGCCGCGATCGAGAGCGGCAAGGAAGCGAGCCTGGACGTCGAAGGCATTGGCGGCGTCGACCGTCCCTGGCGCGTCATCCTGACGCCGCTCGAGGACTCGACGCTCCTTATTCGAATGATCGATCGTGGAGCCTCCCGCGCGGCCGAGCGGATGCGCGTCGATTTCGTGGCGAATGCCAGTCACGAGTTGCGTACGCCCCTCACCACCATTCGCGGTTATGCCGAGACACTCGCCGACGATGCCGAGATCGACCCCGAACTCAGACAACGATTCGCCAAGACGATCGAGACCGAATCGATTCGAATGCTGCGGATCGTCGAGGACCTGATGGACCTGTCGCGCATCGAGGCGGACCGCTTCGTGCGCCCGCGCGATAAGGTCGACCTGCCCGCGCTGGTCGAGGATGCGGTCGATGCCAACCAGGATCTGGCGAATCGATCGCAATGTCGCGTGAGGACCGAAATGGCAGAGGACGTTCCTGCGATCGTGGGGGATGTCGGGCAGCTGCGGCAGGTGCTCGACAATCTGATCAGCAACGCGCTGCGCTATGGCTGCTCGCCGGAAAAGCCGGCGGTCGCGATCAGCGTTCGCAAGGAGGGGCGATTCGTGCGCCTGATCGTGCGCGACGAGGGCGAAGGCATTGCTGCGGACCACCTGCCGCGCCTGACCGAACGTTTTTATCGCGCCGATGAAGCGCGCAGCCGGGAGAGCGGGGGGACCGGTCTGGGCCTCGCGATCGTCAAGCATATCGTCGAGCGCCACAGGGGAATCTTGGACATCGCATCGAGCCCCGGGCACGGGACGACGGTCACGATCGCCTTGCCGCTGGCGGAATAA
- the pstA gene encoding phosphate ABC transporter permease PstA, with the protein MSSATASKWTDGSMEARVRKRYAAERRFKAFGFAAVAVSVLFLAFLLVTMAAKGIGGFTRMETSIQLDFPRSAVMVDPASVRGPGAQATLANAGLGKLIRDSATATYGEEIGKELFGDGARRELAQQIIDDPSMLERQVTVSLPVASNIDIAAKSDGDAASEALVAEIEAAGGEFSRHYNEDFLTASDATDPSAVGVWGALKGSLLTILVTMSLAFPIGVLSAVYLEEFAPRNRITDMIEVSINNLAAVPSIIFGLLGLAVFLNFMHLPRSAPLVGGLTLALMTMPVIVIAGRNAIKAVPPSIRDAALGVGASKMQVVFHHVLPLALPGILTGTIIGMARALGETAPLLMIGMRAFIASPPDTITSPASVLPVQIFLWSDEVDRGFVEKTSAAIIVLLIFMLLMNGLAIYLRNRFERRW; encoded by the coding sequence ATGAGTAGCGCCACCGCCAGCAAGTGGACCGACGGGTCGATGGAGGCCCGCGTCAGGAAACGGTACGCCGCCGAACGACGCTTCAAGGCATTCGGCTTTGCCGCCGTCGCCGTCTCGGTCCTGTTCCTTGCCTTCCTGCTGGTCACCATGGCCGCCAAGGGCATCGGCGGGTTTACCCGCATGGAAACGTCGATTCAGCTCGACTTCCCGCGCTCGGCCGTCATGGTCGACCCTGCCTCCGTGCGGGGCCCGGGCGCGCAGGCGACGCTCGCCAACGCCGGGCTCGGCAAGCTGATCCGTGACAGTGCGACCGCGACCTATGGCGAGGAGATCGGCAAGGAGTTGTTCGGCGACGGTGCGCGGCGCGAGCTTGCGCAGCAGATCATCGACGACCCTTCGATGCTCGAACGACAGGTGACCGTCTCGCTTCCCGTGGCCAGCAATATCGACATCGCCGCCAAGAGCGACGGCGACGCCGCCAGCGAGGCACTGGTCGCCGAGATCGAAGCGGCAGGTGGCGAATTCTCGCGCCACTATAACGAGGACTTCCTCACCGCCTCCGACGCGACCGATCCGAGCGCGGTCGGGGTGTGGGGCGCGCTCAAGGGCAGCTTGCTGACCATCCTGGTGACGATGTCGCTTGCCTTCCCGATCGGCGTGCTTTCGGCCGTCTATCTCGAGGAATTCGCGCCTCGCAATCGCATCACCGACATGATCGAGGTCTCGATCAACAACCTGGCCGCGGTGCCCTCGATCATCTTCGGCCTGCTCGGGCTCGCCGTCTTCCTTAACTTCATGCACCTGCCGCGCTCCGCGCCGCTGGTCGGCGGCCTGACGCTCGCGCTGATGACCATGCCGGTCATCGTCATTGCGGGTCGCAATGCGATCAAGGCCGTGCCGCCTTCCATCCGCGACGCCGCGCTCGGCGTGGGCGCGTCGAAGATGCAGGTCGTCTTCCACCATGTCCTGCCGCTCGCGCTGCCCGGCATCCTGACCGGCACCATCATCGGCATGGCGCGCGCGCTCGGCGAAACCGCGCCGCTGCTGATGATCGGCATGCGCGCCTTCATCGCCTCGCCACCCGACACGATCACGTCGCCCGCGTCGGTGCTGCCCGTGCAGATCTTTCTCTGGTCCGATGAAGTCGATCGCGGCTTCGTCGAGAAGACCAGCGCCGCCATTATCGTCCTGCTCATCTTCATGCTGCTGATGAACGGGCTCGCCATCTATCTCCGCAACCGCTTCGAACGCCGCTGGTAG
- a CDS encoding helix-turn-helix domain-containing protein has product MGLAVKKSDDDYRDTSALVAQLSEGQLEVLRMVANHMNSKEIAAELDISPHTVDQRARQAIQILGVSRRQEAARLVVQVEGPSQRLIHQSPYIPEATESSQSENTVGTQIRHASRAGGSDFAGLQTEQGSARIRTSLPLPFATGSQPRNEMGVGFRLLWIVLIAIGALFSAGMYLAGLESLARLLGIQG; this is encoded by the coding sequence ATGGGACTGGCCGTGAAGAAATCGGACGATGACTATCGCGACACATCGGCGCTCGTTGCTCAATTAAGCGAGGGGCAGCTGGAAGTGTTGCGCATGGTTGCCAATCACATGAATTCCAAGGAAATCGCCGCCGAGCTCGATATTTCGCCGCATACGGTCGACCAGCGGGCGCGTCAGGCGATCCAGATCCTCGGCGTCTCGCGCCGTCAGGAGGCCGCGCGCCTCGTGGTCCAAGTGGAAGGACCATCTCAACGGTTGATACATCAATCGCCGTACATTCCCGAAGCGACCGAATCGAGCCAATCCGAAAACACGGTTGGCACACAGATTCGGCACGCCAGCCGTGCAGGGGGGTCCGACTTTGCCGGGCTTCAAACCGAGCAAGGTTCGGCGCGTATTCGGACCTCCCTGCCTTTGCCGTTTGCAACAGGGAGTCAGCCTCGCAACGAGATGGGCGTCGGATTCCGACTGCTCTGGATTGTCCTCATCGCCATCGGCGCGCTGTTTTCGGCGGGCATGTACCTTGCCGGTCTCGAAAGCCTCGCTCGCCTGTTGGGAATTCAGGGCTAA
- the phoU gene encoding phosphate signaling complex protein PhoU: MNEETTAHTLKAFDDDLNRLRALISEMGGMAEHAIREAMRCLVQRDEETAKQIVKDDKKIDALEIETERRAIQLIALRAPMAADLRDVVAALKISGVVERIGDYAKNIAKRVPQMESRNIEPLSLMPEMARIATEMVHDVLNAFVERDAEAAREVFERDKKVDDFYNSIFRTLLTHMIENPQQITEAAHLLFVAKNIERVGDHATNIAEMVYYAATGENMAERLGQ; this comes from the coding sequence ATGAACGAAGAAACCACCGCACATACGCTCAAGGCGTTCGACGACGATCTCAATCGCCTGCGCGCGCTCATCTCCGAGATGGGCGGCATGGCCGAACATGCTATCCGCGAAGCGATGCGCTGCCTCGTCCAGCGCGACGAGGAAACCGCCAAGCAGATCGTCAAGGACGACAAGAAGATCGACGCGCTCGAGATCGAGACCGAGCGCCGTGCGATCCAGCTGATCGCCCTGCGCGCGCCGATGGCCGCCGACCTTCGCGACGTGGTCGCCGCGCTCAAGATTTCGGGCGTCGTCGAGCGCATTGGCGACTATGCCAAGAATATCGCCAAGCGCGTGCCGCAGATGGAGAGCCGCAATATCGAGCCGCTCTCTCTGATGCCCGAAATGGCGCGCATCGCGACCGAGATGGTGCATGACGTCCTCAACGCCTTCGTCGAGCGTGATGCCGAAGCGGCGCGCGAGGTGTTCGAGCGCGACAAGAAGGTCGACGATTTCTACAACTCGATTTTCCGCACCCTGCTGACCCACATGATCGAAAATCCGCAGCAGATCACCGAGGCCGCGCATCTCCTGTTCGTGGCCAAGAATATCGAGCGCGTGGGCGATCACGCCACCAACATCGCCGAGATGGTCTACTACGCTGCCACTGGCGAAAACATGGCCGAGCGGCTGGGACAGTAA
- the pstB gene encoding phosphate ABC transporter ATP-binding protein PstB: MNETATPIDTDAPDVSTPVAPDDLDVGKTPKMKAEDVNVYYGDKHAIKDVSINIHDDKVTAFIGPSGCGKSTFLRCMNRMNDTIPIAKVTGHIELDGEDIYSPRMDVVQLRARVGMVFQKPNPFPKSIYENIAYGPRIHGLASGKSEMDAIVEKSLKRAGLWDEVKDRLEDSGTALSGGQQQRLCIARAIAVDPEVILMDEPCSALDPIATAKIEELIHELRGKYAIAIVTHNMQQAARVSQRTAFFHLGELVEYGRTSEIFTNPRAKRTQDYITGRYG, translated from the coding sequence ATGAACGAGACCGCAACCCCGATCGACACCGACGCCCCAGACGTCTCCACGCCCGTGGCGCCCGACGATCTCGACGTCGGCAAGACGCCCAAGATGAAGGCCGAAGACGTCAACGTCTATTATGGCGACAAGCACGCCATCAAGGACGTGTCGATCAACATCCACGACGACAAGGTCACCGCCTTTATCGGCCCGTCGGGCTGCGGCAAGTCGACCTTCCTGCGGTGCATGAACCGCATGAACGACACCATCCCGATCGCCAAGGTGACCGGTCATATCGAGCTGGACGGCGAGGACATCTATTCCCCGCGCATGGACGTGGTGCAGCTGCGTGCGCGCGTCGGCATGGTGTTCCAGAAGCCCAACCCGTTCCCCAAGTCGATCTACGAGAATATCGCCTACGGCCCGCGTATCCACGGCCTCGCCTCGGGCAAGAGCGAGATGGACGCGATCGTCGAGAAGTCGCTGAAGCGCGCCGGCCTGTGGGATGAAGTCAAGGATCGCCTCGAAGATAGCGGCACCGCGCTTTCGGGCGGCCAGCAGCAGCGCCTGTGCATCGCGCGCGCCATCGCGGTCGACCCCGAAGTCATCCTGATGGACGAGCCCTGCTCGGCGCTCGACCCTATCGCCACTGCCAAGATCGAAGAGTTGATCCACGAACTGCGCGGCAAATATGCCATCGCGATCGTGACCCACAACATGCAGCAGGCCGCGCGCGTGTCGCAGCGAACCGCCTTCTTCCATCTCGGCGAGCTGGTCGAATATGGGCGCACCAGTGAGATCTTCACCAACCCGCGGGCCAAGCGCACGCAGGACTATATCACCGGTCGTTACGGCTGA